A genomic stretch from Natronomonas gomsonensis includes:
- the hemC gene encoding hydroxymethylbilane synthase, with translation MTETIRLATRGSDLALRQAQAVAQRLQNRRRDVELVEVSTTGDELRDELIHRLGKTGAFVRSLDEKVIDGTVDAAVHSMKDMPTEFPEELVVAGVPERASPVDLLLTSDGATLKDLPSGSTVGTSSLRRKAQLLAERPDLDVQPLRGNVDTRVQKLLAPELQTEHERRMDADTEESDTSYDRTAEEWFDDLTEFERQALGREVETRFDAIVLAEAGLERSDLLDSVDHERLGASFVPAPGQGALAVTARDGEIAQTINHELDHPRTRVETTVERTILGTLGGGCVAPVGIHAVIQGEYVHAKVRVLSQDGTEEISATRDLPVETHPEAAREFAEGLAEEGAAELIERARRET, from the coding sequence ATGACTGAGACGATTCGGCTGGCGACACGGGGGTCGGACCTCGCGTTGCGACAGGCCCAGGCGGTGGCCCAGCGCCTGCAGAACCGCAGACGCGACGTGGAGTTGGTCGAGGTATCCACGACGGGTGACGAACTGCGCGATGAGCTGATTCACCGACTCGGCAAGACGGGTGCGTTCGTCCGCAGCCTCGATGAGAAGGTCATCGACGGTACCGTAGACGCCGCGGTACACTCGATGAAGGACATGCCGACCGAGTTCCCCGAGGAGTTGGTCGTCGCGGGCGTTCCCGAGCGAGCCTCGCCCGTCGACCTCCTGTTGACGTCCGACGGGGCGACCCTCAAGGACCTGCCGAGCGGCTCGACGGTCGGCACGTCGAGTCTGCGGCGGAAAGCCCAACTGTTGGCCGAGCGTCCGGACCTCGACGTACAGCCGCTTCGCGGTAACGTCGACACCCGGGTTCAGAAGTTACTCGCACCGGAATTGCAGACCGAACACGAACGGCGGATGGACGCCGATACCGAGGAGTCGGACACCTCCTACGACCGCACCGCCGAGGAGTGGTTCGACGACCTCACGGAGTTCGAACGGCAGGCGCTCGGCCGAGAGGTCGAGACGCGATTCGACGCCATCGTCCTCGCGGAAGCCGGCCTCGAACGCAGCGACTTGCTCGATTCCGTCGACCACGAACGCCTCGGAGCATCCTTCGTTCCGGCACCGGGACAGGGTGCCCTCGCGGTCACCGCCCGCGACGGCGAGATTGCACAGACGATTAATCACGAACTCGACCACCCGCGGACACGTGTCGAAACCACCGTCGAGCGGACGATTTTGGGGACACTGGGCGGCGGCTGTGTCGCTCCAGTCGGCATTCACGCGGTCATCCAAGGGGAGTACGTCCACGCGAAGGTCCGGGTGCTCTCACAGGACGGCACCGAGGAAATATCGGCCACGCGCGATTTGCCGGTCGAAACCCACCCCGAAGCCGCCCGGGAGTTCGCCGAGGGGTTAGCCGAGGAAGGTGCGGCCGAACTCATCGAACGCGCCAGGAGGGAGACGTGA